A genomic stretch from Streptomyces venezuelae ATCC 10712 includes:
- a CDS encoding pyridoxine/pyridoxamine 5'-phosphate oxidase — protein sequence MTDFHRALHSLRVWDTALPSFDPAGAPPEPLPLFHDWFTAAVAAGQTEPHTLSLATVDEDGRPDVRTVMLHDADARGWHFASHATSAKGRQLAARPEAALGFYWPAQGRQVRVRGHVTTGTPEEAYADLHARSTGALAAALVGRQSEVLDSPQTLAEAGARAWHRAETEPDAAVPTWTLYLVEPAEVEFFQGDEHRRHLRLRYRRTDHGWTRELLWP from the coding sequence ATGACCGACTTCCACCGAGCCCTCCACTCCCTCCGGGTCTGGGACACCGCCCTGCCGTCCTTCGACCCGGCGGGCGCCCCGCCCGAGCCCCTCCCCCTCTTCCACGACTGGTTCACGGCCGCGGTCGCCGCCGGCCAGACCGAGCCGCACACCCTCTCCCTGGCCACCGTCGACGAGGACGGCAGGCCCGACGTCCGCACCGTGATGCTGCACGACGCCGACGCCCGCGGCTGGCACTTCGCCTCCCACGCCACCAGCGCCAAGGGCCGCCAGCTCGCCGCCCGCCCCGAGGCCGCGCTCGGCTTCTACTGGCCGGCCCAGGGCCGCCAGGTCCGCGTCCGCGGCCACGTCACCACCGGCACCCCCGAGGAGGCGTACGCAGACCTCCACGCCCGCAGCACCGGCGCCCTCGCCGCCGCCCTGGTCGGCCGGCAGAGCGAGGTCCTCGACTCCCCGCAGACCCTCGCGGAAGCCGGCGCGCGCGCCTGGCACCGCGCCGAGACCGAACCGGACGCCGCCGTCCCCACCTGGACCCTGTACCTGGTCGAACCGGCCGAGGTCGAGTTCTTCCAGGGCGACGAACACCGCCGCCACCTCCGCCTCCGCTACCGCCGCACCGACCACGGCTGGACCCGCGAACTCCTCTGGCCCTGA